A window of Littorina saxatilis isolate snail1 linkage group LG7, US_GU_Lsax_2.0, whole genome shotgun sequence contains these coding sequences:
- the LOC138970846 gene encoding uncharacterized protein isoform X1: protein MANPVPGRLWGSEMSHEGGRNRGKDGGAQNIPHESSFHDGILYLSKDSPSAEVREIADANSLQLVQDGGTISLLSGDGEDMSVDMYAYDQSVSENAAEWMKTKCKSLSIDFDGVGEENVGDILGLGSESKVDNLMVMGGQFLSSEISEDSGIILCSDGVNLVTSGISSGNDAKCSDIIPLCNLPDDLSARTDQVLCPAPSSQNSTNSLLDSSSATVTGFSDMPHTLDTSNITFTAFTDRVIQKFEPVEDLVQSNQTTILETSFPSLATSQSLMGVSSATSVASSVSLSDSGLPGILPNFLGIDSLSSPGNELGILQESSSGSMGEGLQQNGFLATEDGTELTTSSAASDDSRSIDLSDPSNVTLAMISVSTDKDANSTQIVVNTSQGQRFYMINTASLNQAKGVAHPITVEGTSGVDGVATFHTSGAQNLFTVPVSNLLMCSEAGCGKTFTKLSKLKIHAMLHTGERPFKCTRYGCDWAFTTSYKLKRHEESHGGKKDFYCDIAGCNRKFTTIYNLKTHQRLHTRPCTEKCPEEGCEARFPTKRHLEAHLRSHFGDEKRYQCPYPGCTAVFFSAMSMGSHARIHKERDEDLRCNYEGCGKVFDRLCRLKQHVRQHTGEKPYKCEYEGCTWAFTTASKLKRHSAKHLNLRKYKCTQCGKGFMRPEHLKGHLVTHTGVKPFTCPVEGCEANFTAKSSLYVHLSKHNKGGGKMVFRCPIDHCTSKYSTKALLRTHMLKHLINSPDADQAGREMAQMLMGCMSDSEEQEKAVGDVNGTGEEDEEGCQLEEGGVEISPDQLTGAAVTQLLSSPVTIDAQSPGTSQPTISLESPVSRAVYLKNRSGCARTDFQSNHLIANQARQRWHQQRDDASQANSSLETDASPVQSVASTDAMLGLVKQETETYATSESTLSGLTFRDPETGLTYVQTQLLQDDPPHTVYYSSDPMGLSGDTSDVNQTMLDMVPSHFSNTTINLNDLV, encoded by the exons ATGGCGAACCCCGTACCGGGAAGGCTTTGGGGGTCCGAAATGTCTCACGAAGGGGGTCGAAATAGGGGTAAAGATGGCGGCGCCCAGAACATCCCACATGAGTCCAGTTTTCACGACGGTATCTTGTACTTATCCAAAGATTCACCTTCTGCGGAGGTCCGAGAGATCGCCGACGCAAATTCGCTCCAACTCGTTCAAGATGGCGGCACCATCAGCCTTTTGTCTGGTGATGGGGAAGACATGTCGGTGGACATGTACGCTTACGACCAAAGTGTTAGTGAAAATGCCGCCGAATGGATGAAAACCAAATGCAAGAGCTTGAGCATCGACTTCGACGGTGTAGGAGAGGAAAACGTAGGCGACATTCTTGGCCTTGGGTCTGAGTCAAAAGTGGACAACCTCATGGTCATGGGTGGTCAGTTTCTCAGCAGTGAAATCTCAGAAGACAGCGGTATTATTTTGTGTTCGGACGGTGTGAATCTCGTGACTTCAGGCATTTCGTCGGGAAACGATGCCAAATGCTCAGATATAATCCCACTGTGCAATTTACCAGACGATTTGAGCGCTCGGACGGATCAAGTTCTGTGTCCAGCGCCTTCATCTCAGAACAGCACAAACTCCTTACTTGATTCAAGTAGTGCTACAGTTACCGGGTTCAGTGACATGCCGCATACTTTGGACACATCCAACATTACATTCACAGCATTTACAGACAGGGTCATTCAAAAATTTGAACCTGTCGAGGACTTGGTGCAATCTAATCAAACAACTATTCTTGAGACAAGTTTTCCCAGTCTCGCAACATCTCAAAGTCTCATGGGTGTTAGTTCAGCAACTTCAGTTGCGTCTTCAGTCTCATTATCTGATAGTGGCTTGCCTGGTATTTTACCAAACTTTCTTGGCATCGACTCTTTATCCTCACCGGGGAACGAACTTGGTATTTTGCAAGAAAGCAGCTCAGGCAGCATGGGAGAAGGGTTACAGCAGAACGGTTTTCTTGCTACGGAGGACGGAACAGAACTTACAACCTCATCAGCAGCAAGTGATGATTCTCGAAGTATCGACCTCTCAGACCCTAGCAATGTCACTTTGGCGATGATATCTGTGTCAACAGACAAGGATGCCAACTCCACTCAAATCGTGGTGAACACATCCCAGGGCCAACGGTTTTACATGATAAACACGGCCAGTCTGAACCAGGCCAAGGGTGTTGCCCACCCTATAACTGTTGAGGGTACCTCGGGTGTTGATGGAGTTGCCACTTTCCATACTTCTGGTGCACAAA ATCTCTTTACGGTACCAGTGTCAAATCTGCTGATGTGTTCAGAGGCAGGCTGTGGCAAAACGTTCACCAAGTTGTCCAAGTTGAAGATTCATGCTATGCTTCATACAGGAGAACGACCATTCAAG TGTACCAGGTACGGCTGTGACTGGGCCTTCACCACATCCTACAAGCTGAAGCGACATGAAGAATCTCATGGCGGCAAGAAAGACTTCTAT TGTGACATCGCTGGCTGCAATCGCAAGTTCACCACCATCTACAACCTGAAGACTCACCAGCGTCTGCACACACGTCCGTGTACAGAGAAGTGTCCAGAAGAGGGTTGCGAGGCTCGCTTCCCTACCAAGCGCCATCTGGAGGCACACCTGAGATCACACTTCGGGGATGAGAAAAGATACCA ATGTCCATACCCTGGGTGTACTGCAGTGTTTTTCTCAGCAATGAGCATGGGTTCCCACGCCCGTATCCACAAGGAGCGAGACGAAGATCTGCGCTGCAACTATGAAGGCTGCGGCAAGGTGTTTGATCGTCTCTGCCGCCTAAAGCAGCATGTCCGTCAACACACTGGCGAAAAGCCGTACAAGTGTGAATATGAG GGGTGCACCTGGGCCTTCACCACAGCCAGCAAGCTGAAGCGTCACAGCGCCAAGCACCTCAACCTGCGCAAGTACAAGTGCACCCAGTGCGGCAAGGGCTTCATGCGGCCAGAGCACCTAAAGGGACATCTCGTCACGCACACAGGCGTCAAGCCCTTCACCTGTCCCGTTGAAG GATGTGAAGCCAACTTCACGGCCAAGAGCAGCCTGTACGTTCACTTGTCGAAGCACAACAAGGGGGGAGGAAAGATGGTGTTCCGCTGCCCCATCGACCACTGCACCAGCAAGTACAGCACCAAGGCTCTGCTCAGAACCCACATGTTGAAGCACCTCATTAACTCCCCTGATGCCGATCAAGCTGGCCGGGAGATGGCGCAGATGCTCATGGGGTGCATGTCCGACAGTGAGGAACAGGAGAAAGCTGTGGGGGATGTCAATG GCACAGGGGAGGAAGATGAGGAAGGGTGTCAGTTAGAGGAGGGAGGGGTGGAGATCAGCCCTGACCAGCTGACCGGTGCCGCTGTCACCCAGCTCCTGTCCTCACCGGTCACCATTGACGCCCAGTCACCGGGCACTTCTCAGCCCACCATCAGCCTTG AATCTCCAGTGAGTCGAGCTGTCTACCTGAAAAACCGCAGCGGCTGTGCTCGCACAGATTTTCAGAGCAACCATCTGATAGCCAACCAGGCCAGGCAACGCTGGCATCAACAGCGTGACGACGCTTCTCAGGCAAACAGTTCCTTGGAAACGGACGCTTCCCCTGTGCAGTCAG
- the LOC138970846 gene encoding uncharacterized protein isoform X2, with the protein MANPVPGRLWGSEMSHEGGRNRGKDGGAQNIPHESSFHDGILYLSKDSPSAEVREIADANSLQLVQDGGTISLLSGDGEDMSVDMYAYDQSVSENAAEWMKTKCKSLSIDFDGVGEENVGDILGLGSESKVDNLMVMGGQFLSSEISEDSGIILCSDGVNLVTSGISSGNDAKCSDIIPLCNLPDDLSARTDQVLCPAPSSQNSTNSLLDSSSATVTGFSDMPHTLDTSNITFTAFTDRVIQKFEPVEDLVQSNQTTILETSFPSLATSQSLMGVSSATSVASSVSLSDSGLPGILPNFLGIDSLSSPGNELGILQESSSGSMGEGLQQNGFLATEDGTELTTSSAASDDSRSIDLSDPSNVTLAMISVSTDKDANSTQIVVNTSQGQRFYMINTASLNQAKGVAHPITVEGTSGVDGVATFHTSGAQNLFTVPVSNLLMCSEAGCGKTFTKLSKLKIHAMLHTGERPFKCTRYGCDWAFTTSYKLKRHEESHGGKKDFYCDIAGCNRKFTTIYNLKTHQRLHTRPCTEKCPEEGCEARFPTKRHLEAHLRSHFGDEKRYQCPYPGCTAVFFSAMSMGSHARIHKERDEDLRCNYEGCGKVFDRLCRLKQHVRQHTGEKPYKCEYEGCTWAFTTASKLKRHSAKHLNLRKYKCTQCGKGFMRPEHLKGHLVTHTGVKPFTCPVEGCEANFTAKSSLYVHLSKHNKGGGKMVFRCPIDHCTSKYSTKALLRTHMLKHLINSPDADQAGREMAQMLMGCMSDSEEQEKAVGDVNGTGEEDEEGCQLEEGGVEISPDQLTGAAVTQLLSSPVTIDAQSPGTSQPTISLESPVSRAVYLKNRSGCARTDFQSNHLIANQARQRWHQQRDDASQANSSLETDASPVQSVASTDAMLGLVKSY; encoded by the exons ATGGCGAACCCCGTACCGGGAAGGCTTTGGGGGTCCGAAATGTCTCACGAAGGGGGTCGAAATAGGGGTAAAGATGGCGGCGCCCAGAACATCCCACATGAGTCCAGTTTTCACGACGGTATCTTGTACTTATCCAAAGATTCACCTTCTGCGGAGGTCCGAGAGATCGCCGACGCAAATTCGCTCCAACTCGTTCAAGATGGCGGCACCATCAGCCTTTTGTCTGGTGATGGGGAAGACATGTCGGTGGACATGTACGCTTACGACCAAAGTGTTAGTGAAAATGCCGCCGAATGGATGAAAACCAAATGCAAGAGCTTGAGCATCGACTTCGACGGTGTAGGAGAGGAAAACGTAGGCGACATTCTTGGCCTTGGGTCTGAGTCAAAAGTGGACAACCTCATGGTCATGGGTGGTCAGTTTCTCAGCAGTGAAATCTCAGAAGACAGCGGTATTATTTTGTGTTCGGACGGTGTGAATCTCGTGACTTCAGGCATTTCGTCGGGAAACGATGCCAAATGCTCAGATATAATCCCACTGTGCAATTTACCAGACGATTTGAGCGCTCGGACGGATCAAGTTCTGTGTCCAGCGCCTTCATCTCAGAACAGCACAAACTCCTTACTTGATTCAAGTAGTGCTACAGTTACCGGGTTCAGTGACATGCCGCATACTTTGGACACATCCAACATTACATTCACAGCATTTACAGACAGGGTCATTCAAAAATTTGAACCTGTCGAGGACTTGGTGCAATCTAATCAAACAACTATTCTTGAGACAAGTTTTCCCAGTCTCGCAACATCTCAAAGTCTCATGGGTGTTAGTTCAGCAACTTCAGTTGCGTCTTCAGTCTCATTATCTGATAGTGGCTTGCCTGGTATTTTACCAAACTTTCTTGGCATCGACTCTTTATCCTCACCGGGGAACGAACTTGGTATTTTGCAAGAAAGCAGCTCAGGCAGCATGGGAGAAGGGTTACAGCAGAACGGTTTTCTTGCTACGGAGGACGGAACAGAACTTACAACCTCATCAGCAGCAAGTGATGATTCTCGAAGTATCGACCTCTCAGACCCTAGCAATGTCACTTTGGCGATGATATCTGTGTCAACAGACAAGGATGCCAACTCCACTCAAATCGTGGTGAACACATCCCAGGGCCAACGGTTTTACATGATAAACACGGCCAGTCTGAACCAGGCCAAGGGTGTTGCCCACCCTATAACTGTTGAGGGTACCTCGGGTGTTGATGGAGTTGCCACTTTCCATACTTCTGGTGCACAAA ATCTCTTTACGGTACCAGTGTCAAATCTGCTGATGTGTTCAGAGGCAGGCTGTGGCAAAACGTTCACCAAGTTGTCCAAGTTGAAGATTCATGCTATGCTTCATACAGGAGAACGACCATTCAAG TGTACCAGGTACGGCTGTGACTGGGCCTTCACCACATCCTACAAGCTGAAGCGACATGAAGAATCTCATGGCGGCAAGAAAGACTTCTAT TGTGACATCGCTGGCTGCAATCGCAAGTTCACCACCATCTACAACCTGAAGACTCACCAGCGTCTGCACACACGTCCGTGTACAGAGAAGTGTCCAGAAGAGGGTTGCGAGGCTCGCTTCCCTACCAAGCGCCATCTGGAGGCACACCTGAGATCACACTTCGGGGATGAGAAAAGATACCA ATGTCCATACCCTGGGTGTACTGCAGTGTTTTTCTCAGCAATGAGCATGGGTTCCCACGCCCGTATCCACAAGGAGCGAGACGAAGATCTGCGCTGCAACTATGAAGGCTGCGGCAAGGTGTTTGATCGTCTCTGCCGCCTAAAGCAGCATGTCCGTCAACACACTGGCGAAAAGCCGTACAAGTGTGAATATGAG GGGTGCACCTGGGCCTTCACCACAGCCAGCAAGCTGAAGCGTCACAGCGCCAAGCACCTCAACCTGCGCAAGTACAAGTGCACCCAGTGCGGCAAGGGCTTCATGCGGCCAGAGCACCTAAAGGGACATCTCGTCACGCACACAGGCGTCAAGCCCTTCACCTGTCCCGTTGAAG GATGTGAAGCCAACTTCACGGCCAAGAGCAGCCTGTACGTTCACTTGTCGAAGCACAACAAGGGGGGAGGAAAGATGGTGTTCCGCTGCCCCATCGACCACTGCACCAGCAAGTACAGCACCAAGGCTCTGCTCAGAACCCACATGTTGAAGCACCTCATTAACTCCCCTGATGCCGATCAAGCTGGCCGGGAGATGGCGCAGATGCTCATGGGGTGCATGTCCGACAGTGAGGAACAGGAGAAAGCTGTGGGGGATGTCAATG GCACAGGGGAGGAAGATGAGGAAGGGTGTCAGTTAGAGGAGGGAGGGGTGGAGATCAGCCCTGACCAGCTGACCGGTGCCGCTGTCACCCAGCTCCTGTCCTCACCGGTCACCATTGACGCCCAGTCACCGGGCACTTCTCAGCCCACCATCAGCCTTG AATCTCCAGTGAGTCGAGCTGTCTACCTGAAAAACCGCAGCGGCTGTGCTCGCACAGATTTTCAGAGCAACCATCTGATAGCCAACCAGGCCAGGCAACGCTGGCATCAACAGCGTGACGACGCTTCTCAGGCAAACAGTTCCTTGGAAACGGACGCTTCCCCTGTGCAGTCAG